The following coding sequences are from one Rhodothermus sp. window:
- a CDS encoding sigma-70 family RNA polymerase sigma factor, translated as MATETITPSWKAVLEGDRRAFRRLIEPYVDELLRAAHRELAHYRRLKELRPEDLTAEELVGETLITAWRQRHRKPRQLSVRAWLLGLLHRVLQRYLQRERLFRQLWELSLDAPVPPEPIYDDEESFWEWYQPDDLERWEDVIPDPSSLEEERIIVEEVPPEALERLDPIERQVLLLHDTHELPVQEVAVVVRRSVRETAALLRRARQRVQATRT; from the coding sequence TTGGCTACCGAGACGATCACTCCCTCCTGGAAGGCTGTGTTGGAAGGTGACCGACGCGCCTTCCGCCGGCTGATCGAGCCCTATGTGGACGAGCTGCTCCGCGCGGCCCATCGTGAACTGGCGCACTACCGGCGGCTCAAGGAGCTGCGTCCAGAAGATCTGACCGCCGAAGAGCTGGTAGGTGAGACGCTGATCACGGCCTGGCGCCAGCGCCACCGTAAGCCCAGACAACTGAGCGTTCGAGCCTGGCTGCTGGGTCTGTTGCATCGCGTCCTGCAGCGTTACCTGCAGCGTGAGCGGCTCTTTCGCCAGCTCTGGGAGCTGTCGCTGGACGCACCGGTACCTCCTGAACCGATTTACGACGACGAAGAATCCTTCTGGGAGTGGTACCAACCCGATGATCTGGAACGCTGGGAGGATGTGATCCCGGATCCGAGTTCGCTGGAGGAAGAGCGGATCATAGTAGAAGAAGTACCGCCCGAGGCGCTGGAGCGGCTGGATCCCATCGAGCGTCAGGTGCTGTTGCTGCACGACACACACGAACTGCCCGTTCAGGAGGTGGCCGTGGTCGTCCGGCGGTCGGTGCGCGAAACGGCTGCGCTCCTACGTCGTGCACGCCAGCGCGTGCAGGCCACCCGTACCTGA
- a CDS encoding P-II family nitrogen regulator has product MKLIRAIIRPEKLGDVLKALFQAEVHGLTVTRVKGHGGETEQVETYRGTTVKMELHDKVMLDIGVSDHFVEPTVQAILQSARTGEVGDGKIFVLPVEKVYRIRTGEEDEAAVTPVTVRS; this is encoded by the coding sequence ATGAAGCTGATTCGTGCCATCATCCGCCCCGAAAAGCTCGGCGACGTGCTCAAGGCTCTCTTCCAGGCCGAAGTCCATGGCCTGACGGTTACCCGCGTCAAAGGTCACGGCGGTGAGACCGAGCAGGTCGAAACCTACCGGGGCACCACGGTCAAAATGGAGCTGCATGACAAGGTCATGCTTGACATTGGCGTGTCGGACCACTTCGTCGAACCCACCGTGCAGGCCATCCTGCAATCGGCCCGTACCGGCGAAGTGGGCGACGGCAAAATCTTCGTTCTGCCCGTCGAGAAAGTCTACCGCATCCGCACCGGCGAGGAAGACGAAGCCGCCGTCACGCCAGTTACGGTACGCTCTTGA